One segment of Paenibacillus sp. FSL R7-0337 DNA contains the following:
- a CDS encoding alpha-mannosidase, with protein sequence MKRMDRFAGWLDKRQWAEKIELAEWTMRRSRYCTPGCYEHEEELHREYNVSRLDGGYGTTYFLHRKIAVPGDWAPEEAALLYLGRGEGLLKLGGAPYHGLDSNHWFIPLPSGAAGERLELDIELYDPVPEPEDPLNRQAVIKPPLTGIEIKLVRVNRPVYSLLHTVRIVHEAALLLPEGDMRRLRSLKALERVMDTLYMKEELLLDGGAVTAAEQQLRAAASAERPAGLDPGTMHMVGQSHIDVAWLWPVRETVRKVSRTFSTVCTLMDKYPDFRYSQSQPQLYAFAKEHYPELYGRIKERIAEGRWELVGGMWVEPDLNIPGGESLVRQMLYGQDFYMKEFGKQSTIEWLPDTFGYCASLPQLLKQAGIDYFMTTKLGWNDTNPFPHTLFHWVGIDGTKIVAYQNHGVNEHTHPKDVQEHWQANAQKEAHDELMLLYGHGDGGGGVTHEMLEYVSRTDLAPGQPVSEFSTAEAFFSEIGARQPELPAWHGDLYLELHRGTFTTHAFNKCSNRKAEILYRQAEIWSVLAEKDGRLQPNEPEVQRLPSGELAEGWKLLLLNQFHDIIPGTSIPEVYTTSREEYAEIFRLGGQALDRSLHALTAEVNTLGEGRPYVVFNSLGWERTELLRLEGGSELAAVQVFDEDGLLPSEYWNTEAGGDSYTLAVQVRKVPAFGCRTIWLREAEEPAGAWPEPPGASVIGEAFPEEWETDHYILTFNKYGEISRWFDKSAGRELLQPGQTGNQLQFYHDTPPLWDAWDIDPRYEQQPAGKAKLLDCRVLTSGPVQTVLKFRWQLHESLIEQEIVLPRNSRRVDFRTRVSWREQHKLLKVAFPVDIVAAKATYEIPFGALERPTHRNTSWEQAQFEVCGHRWADLSEGGYGVSLLNDCKYGYDIHDGVLRLSLLRSPRWPDRYADQGEHEFTYSLYPHSGEWRQADVVREAAELNEPLLAVSEAAHSGQYPSTHAWLAFQSHHVMLDTIKQAEDGSGTIIRLYEAAGSRESAVLDWKDKDVRACRVNLLESKTGSVETAGGVIPLSFRPYEVQTLKLYKKHESN encoded by the coding sequence ATGAAGCGTATGGACCGGTTCGCCGGATGGCTGGACAAGCGGCAATGGGCTGAGAAGATAGAGCTTGCGGAATGGACTATGCGGAGGTCCCGCTACTGCACTCCCGGCTGCTATGAGCATGAGGAGGAGCTGCATCGGGAGTACAATGTTTCCCGGCTGGATGGCGGGTATGGAACCACCTATTTCCTTCACCGGAAGATCGCGGTGCCGGGAGACTGGGCACCGGAAGAGGCGGCGCTGCTCTATCTGGGACGCGGGGAAGGTCTGCTGAAGCTGGGCGGAGCGCCGTACCATGGCCTGGACAGCAATCACTGGTTCATTCCGCTGCCGTCCGGCGCTGCGGGCGAGCGCCTGGAGCTGGACATCGAGCTGTATGATCCGGTACCGGAGCCGGAGGACCCGCTGAACCGCCAGGCGGTGATCAAGCCGCCGCTGACGGGTATTGAAATCAAGCTGGTGCGCGTCAATCGTCCGGTATACAGCCTGCTGCATACGGTGCGAATCGTACACGAAGCGGCCCTCCTGCTGCCGGAGGGAGACATGCGCCGCCTCCGCAGCCTTAAGGCGCTGGAGCGGGTCATGGACACGCTTTATATGAAGGAGGAGCTGCTGCTGGACGGCGGTGCCGTAACTGCGGCGGAACAGCAGTTACGGGCGGCTGCTTCTGCGGAACGGCCTGCGGGGCTTGATCCGGGGACGATGCATATGGTGGGCCAGTCGCATATTGATGTGGCCTGGCTGTGGCCGGTCCGGGAGACGGTGCGCAAGGTCAGCAGGACCTTCTCCACCGTCTGCACTCTGATGGACAAGTACCCGGACTTCCGGTACTCCCAGAGCCAGCCCCAGCTCTATGCCTTCGCCAAGGAGCATTATCCCGAGCTGTACGGGCGGATCAAGGAGCGGATTGCCGAAGGCCGGTGGGAGCTGGTCGGAGGCATGTGGGTGGAGCCCGATCTGAACATTCCCGGCGGGGAGTCGCTGGTCCGGCAAATGCTCTACGGCCAGGACTTCTATATGAAGGAATTCGGCAAGCAGTCCACGATTGAATGGCTGCCGGATACGTTCGGCTATTGCGCCTCCCTGCCGCAGCTGCTTAAGCAGGCGGGCATCGATTATTTCATGACCACCAAGCTGGGCTGGAATGATACCAATCCCTTCCCGCATACCTTATTCCATTGGGTCGGCATTGACGGGACGAAGATTGTGGCCTATCAGAACCATGGGGTGAATGAGCATACGCATCCGAAGGATGTGCAGGAGCATTGGCAGGCCAACGCCCAGAAGGAAGCGCATGATGAGCTGATGCTGCTCTACGGACACGGCGACGGCGGAGGCGGGGTCACCCACGAGATGCTGGAATATGTGAGCCGCACCGATCTTGCGCCGGGCCAGCCGGTTAGCGAATTCTCGACGGCGGAAGCCTTCTTCTCGGAGATCGGCGCGCGCCAGCCGGAGCTTCCGGCGTGGCACGGCGATCTCTATCTGGAGCTGCACCGGGGGACCTTCACGACCCATGCCTTCAATAAGTGCAGCAACCGCAAGGCGGAGATTTTGTACCGGCAGGCGGAGATTTGGAGTGTGCTGGCGGAGAAGGACGGCCGTCTGCAGCCTAATGAGCCGGAGGTGCAGCGGCTGCCCTCAGGGGAGCTGGCCGAGGGCTGGAAGCTGCTGCTGCTCAACCAGTTCCATGACATCATTCCGGGGACTTCGATCCCGGAGGTGTATACGACCTCGCGGGAGGAATACGCGGAGATCTTCCGTCTGGGCGGGCAGGCGCTGGACCGCTCCCTGCATGCTCTGACGGCTGAAGTGAATACATTGGGCGAAGGCCGTCCCTATGTGGTCTTCAACAGCCTGGGCTGGGAGCGTACGGAGCTGCTCCGGCTGGAGGGCGGTTCTGAGCTGGCTGCGGTGCAGGTATTCGACGAGGACGGTCTGCTGCCGAGCGAATACTGGAACACGGAGGCTGGCGGGGATAGTTACACGCTGGCTGTGCAGGTCCGCAAGGTTCCGGCCTTCGGCTGCCGGACGATCTGGCTGCGGGAGGCGGAGGAGCCGGCCGGAGCATGGCCTGAGCCGCCGGGTGCTTCCGTCATCGGGGAAGCTTTCCCGGAAGAGTGGGAGACCGACCATTACATCCTCACATTCAATAAGTACGGCGAAATCAGCCGCTGGTTTGACAAAAGCGCGGGCCGCGAGCTGCTCCAGCCCGGCCAAACCGGGAACCAGCTTCAGTTCTACCATGACACCCCGCCGCTGTGGGATGCCTGGGATATAGATCCGCGTTATGAGCAGCAGCCTGCGGGCAAGGCGAAGCTGCTGGACTGCCGGGTGCTCACCAGCGGCCCTGTGCAGACCGTGCTGAAGTTCCGCTGGCAGCTGCATGAATCGCTGATTGAGCAGGAGATCGTCCTGCCCCGGAACAGCCGCAGGGTGGATTTCCGTACCCGCGTAAGCTGGAGGGAGCAGCATAAGCTGCTGAAGGTTGCTTTTCCGGTGGACATTGTGGCCGCGAAGGCTACCTATGAGATTCCGTTCGGCGCGCTGGAGCGCCCGACCCACCGCAACACCAGCTGGGAGCAGGCGCAATTCGAGGTCTGCGGGCACCGCTGGGCCGATCTGTCCGAGGGCGGCTATGGCGTGAGCCTACTGAACGACTGCAAATACGGCTATGACATTCATGACGGAGTGCTGCGGCTCTCGCTGCTGCGCTCCCCGCGCTGGCCGGACCGTTATGCCGACCAGGGGGAGCATGAATTCACCTATTCGCTGTATCCGCATAGCGGAGAATGGCGGCAGGCCGATGTGGTACGGGAAGCAGCAGAGCTGAATGAACCGCTGCTGGCGGTCAGCGAAGCCGCACATTCCGGCCAATATCCAAGCACCCATGCCTGGCTTGCCTTCCAGAGCCATCATGTCATGCTCGATACAATCAAGCAGGCAGAGGACGGCAGCGGCACGATTATCCGGCTGTATGAAGCGGCGGGCAGCAGAGAATCGGCTGTGCTGGATTGGAAGGACAAGGACGTCCGCGCCTGCCGCGTCAATCTGCTGGAGAGCAAGACCGGCTCCGTGGAGACCGCCGGCGGCGTCATCCCGCTGTCCTTCAGACCCTATGAGGTACAGACGCTTAAGTTATATAAGAAGCACGAAAGTAATTAA
- a CDS encoding glycoside hydrolase family 3 N-terminal domain-containing protein, with product MIYKDKTRTVADRVQDLLQRMTLGEKAGQLVQPFGWQCYEKHADGTTGMTEAFKRQVAAGGVGSLYGTLRADPWTGVTLETGLSPKEGAEAVNAIQAYAMKESRLGIPILFGEECSHGHMAIGATVFPVPLALGSMWSPELYREMCRVVALETRSQGGAATYSPVLDVVRDPRWGRTEETFGEDPFLIAAMGVEAVKGLQGERLDAEDSVLATLKHFAAYGSSEGGRNSAPVHMGLRELHEVDLLPFRKAVEAGALSIMTAYNEIDGVPCTTNRYLLQDVLREEWGFEGFVITDCGALGMLTNGHNTANSGETAVAQALLAGIDMEMSGEMFEQHIAAAITHGRLQESDLDRAAARILELKFKLGLFDRPYADPEQAESIIGKPEHRELARRIAGESIVMLKNENAALPLSKGIRKLAVIGPNADTPYNQLGDYTSPQPKGAIVTMLDGIRQALGGEADKVLYAPGCRIKGDSREGFTPALACAAEADAVVLAIGGSSARDFGEGTIDLLTGASVVTEHSWSDMECGEGIDRSTLNLMGVQLELAQEIHKLGKPLIVVYINGRPIAEPWIVEHADAILEAWYPGQEGGHAIADILFGEVNPSGRLTISIPKHVGQLPVYYYKRRTRGKRYLETDFHAEYPFGYGLSFTEFGYSNLKVEPPVISADEEALVSVDVTNSGDRAGSEVVQLYISDLASSITRPEKQLKGFRKISLQPGDTQTVTFRVGREELEYVSADLTRIVEPGEFTVMAGPHSAEYLSAPLQVREEG from the coding sequence ATGATCTATAAGGATAAAACGCGGACTGTGGCGGATCGGGTACAGGACCTGCTGCAGCGCATGACACTTGGAGAGAAGGCTGGACAATTAGTCCAGCCTTTCGGCTGGCAGTGCTATGAGAAGCACGCGGACGGAACCACAGGCATGACCGAAGCCTTCAAGCGGCAGGTGGCCGCCGGAGGTGTCGGCTCCCTGTATGGAACGCTGCGCGCCGACCCGTGGACCGGAGTTACGCTGGAGACTGGCCTGTCCCCGAAGGAAGGGGCGGAGGCGGTCAATGCGATTCAGGCGTATGCGATGAAGGAGAGCCGGCTTGGCATTCCGATTCTGTTCGGCGAAGAATGCTCCCACGGGCATATGGCGATCGGAGCCACTGTATTTCCGGTGCCGCTTGCACTGGGCAGCATGTGGAGCCCGGAGCTGTACCGGGAGATGTGCCGGGTGGTAGCGCTTGAGACCCGCAGCCAGGGCGGAGCGGCGACCTACTCGCCGGTGCTGGATGTGGTGCGTGATCCGCGCTGGGGCCGGACGGAGGAGACCTTCGGCGAAGATCCGTTCCTGATTGCGGCTATGGGTGTGGAGGCCGTGAAGGGCTTGCAGGGAGAACGGCTGGACGCGGAGGATTCCGTGCTTGCCACCCTGAAGCACTTCGCCGCCTACGGCAGCTCGGAAGGCGGGCGGAACTCCGCGCCCGTGCATATGGGATTGCGCGAGCTGCATGAGGTTGATCTGTTGCCGTTCCGTAAGGCGGTAGAGGCCGGTGCGCTGTCCATTATGACAGCTTACAACGAGATTGACGGCGTGCCGTGTACGACGAACCGTTATCTTTTGCAGGATGTGCTGCGGGAAGAGTGGGGCTTCGAAGGCTTCGTGATCACGGACTGCGGAGCGCTGGGCATGCTGACGAATGGTCATAACACCGCAAATAGCGGAGAAACAGCTGTAGCGCAGGCACTGCTGGCGGGCATCGATATGGAGATGTCGGGCGAGATGTTCGAGCAGCATATCGCGGCTGCTATCACACACGGACGGCTGCAGGAATCCGATCTGGACCGCGCGGCGGCGCGAATTCTGGAGCTAAAGTTCAAGCTGGGACTGTTTGATCGTCCCTATGCCGATCCTGAGCAGGCGGAGAGCATCATCGGCAAGCCGGAGCACCGTGAGCTGGCGCGGCGGATCGCCGGTGAGAGCATCGTCATGTTGAAGAATGAGAACGCGGCGCTGCCGCTGAGCAAGGGAATTCGTAAGCTTGCGGTGATCGGGCCCAATGCGGATACCCCATATAACCAGCTTGGCGACTATACCTCGCCGCAGCCCAAGGGCGCCATCGTCACCATGCTGGACGGCATCCGGCAGGCGCTGGGCGGGGAAGCGGACAAGGTCCTGTATGCACCCGGCTGCCGGATCAAGGGCGATTCCCGGGAAGGCTTCACCCCTGCGCTGGCCTGTGCGGCCGAAGCCGATGCGGTGGTGCTGGCGATCGGCGGCTCCAGCGCCAGAGATTTCGGTGAGGGGACGATTGATTTGCTCACCGGCGCTTCTGTCGTGACGGAGCATTCCTGGAGCGACATGGAATGCGGCGAGGGCATCGACCGGTCCACGCTGAATCTGATGGGCGTGCAACTGGAGTTAGCGCAGGAGATCCACAAGCTGGGCAAGCCGCTGATTGTGGTCTATATCAACGGCCGCCCGATTGCCGAGCCTTGGATTGTAGAGCACGCGGACGCCATTCTGGAGGCGTGGTACCCGGGCCAGGAGGGCGGACATGCAATTGCTGACATTCTGTTCGGCGAGGTGAACCCTTCCGGGCGGCTGACGATCAGCATCCCGAAGCATGTCGGCCAGCTGCCCGTGTACTACTATAAGCGGCGGACGAGAGGCAAACGGTATCTGGAGACGGATTTTCACGCTGAATATCCCTTCGGCTATGGTCTTAGCTTCACTGAATTCGGATACAGCAACCTGAAGGTGGAGCCTCCTGTAATCTCTGCGGATGAAGAAGCGCTTGTCTCCGTGGATGTAACTAACAGCGGTGACCGGGCGGGCAGCGAGGTGGTCCAGCTGTATATTTCCGACCTGGCCTCTTCCATTACCCGGCCCGAGAAGCAGCTGAAGGGCTTCCGCAAGATCAGCCTTCAGCCGGGAGACACGCAGACGGTGACGTTCCGTGTAGGCCGGGAGGAGCTGGAGTATGTATCGGCAGATCTGACGCGGATCGTCGAGCCGGGAGAATTCACAGTGATGGCCGGCCCGCACTCCGCAGAGTACCTGAGCGCGCCGCTCCAAGTCAGAGAGGAGGGCTAA
- a CDS encoding extracellular solute-binding protein, which yields MQITRKPWKILLSSAVILGLLAGCGSSNEGTANKGTGEATVNKEGFPIVSEPITLSMMAPDVGIQNWENMPVLQQMKEKTGITMEYKNAPKDSFDTKKNLVFASGDYPDIFYAAGLTTAEQMNYGEQGILIPLEDLIEEYAPNFKALLAENPDVRKSITAPDGHIYSLPVVEMSQHWYRNPMWYNGDFLKALNIDKLPETTEELYTYLKRVKEEDPNGNGTADEIPISSVTTTAANLRDIRTWLLGAFGIYEEEIYVDDADKVHYTPLEEGYKDYLTYMNRLWSEELLDHESFSQTAEQKKAKAQNNRVALFSDWHAYMTKGGEPSTADPMFAPVRSESVSAPAIAKNRGITTGAFAITNSNPAPEASLRWVDYLYSYEGALFFNKGPEGTLWEYTDKDNRVKQYLPVPDGKEMEDFRATLTPNYGIPAPTLSMDDINKGLKTDFDLWVEQETKQKLLDRGARIPFPALFLTVEEQTEISSLNSDLSTYVKQMEAKFITGAEPLTGWDNYVATVKKMGGERVAEINQAAYDRWKTN from the coding sequence ATGCAGATCACACGTAAACCATGGAAGATTCTGCTGTCTTCGGCTGTGATTCTTGGACTGCTGGCTGGTTGCGGGAGCTCCAATGAAGGCACCGCGAATAAGGGTACCGGAGAGGCCACGGTGAACAAGGAGGGCTTCCCGATTGTGAGTGAGCCGATCACCCTGAGCATGATGGCGCCGGATGTGGGCATTCAGAACTGGGAGAACATGCCGGTGCTCCAGCAGATGAAGGAGAAGACCGGGATTACGATGGAATATAAAAATGCGCCGAAGGACAGCTTCGATACCAAAAAGAATCTGGTGTTCGCCAGCGGCGATTACCCGGATATTTTCTACGCTGCCGGTCTGACGACTGCCGAGCAGATGAATTACGGCGAACAGGGCATTCTGATCCCGCTGGAAGACCTGATCGAAGAATATGCCCCGAACTTCAAGGCTTTGCTTGCGGAGAACCCGGATGTGCGCAAATCGATTACCGCTCCGGACGGTCATATCTACTCCCTGCCGGTGGTGGAAATGAGCCAGCACTGGTACCGCAACCCGATGTGGTATAACGGGGACTTCCTGAAGGCCCTGAATATCGATAAGCTGCCTGAAACGACCGAGGAGCTGTACACCTACCTGAAGCGCGTGAAGGAGGAAGATCCGAACGGCAACGGAACTGCTGATGAGATTCCAATCTCCTCAGTGACGACAACGGCTGCGAACCTCCGCGATATCCGTACCTGGCTGCTGGGCGCTTTTGGCATCTATGAAGAAGAAATCTATGTAGACGATGCGGACAAGGTCCACTACACACCGCTTGAAGAAGGCTATAAGGATTACCTGACGTATATGAACCGCTTGTGGTCCGAGGAGCTGCTGGATCATGAGAGCTTCTCGCAGACGGCGGAGCAGAAGAAGGCCAAGGCGCAGAATAACCGCGTGGCGCTCTTTTCCGACTGGCATGCTTATATGACTAAGGGCGGAGAGCCGTCCACGGCAGATCCGATGTTCGCCCCTGTGCGCAGTGAATCGGTGTCTGCTCCGGCGATTGCCAAGAACAGAGGGATTACGACCGGCGCATTCGCCATTACGAACAGTAACCCTGCACCGGAAGCCTCGCTCCGCTGGGTAGATTACCTCTATTCCTATGAAGGTGCCCTGTTCTTCAACAAAGGGCCGGAGGGAACGCTCTGGGAGTACACCGACAAAGACAACCGTGTGAAGCAATACCTGCCTGTACCGGACGGCAAGGAGATGGAGGATTTCCGGGCCACCTTGACGCCGAACTACGGCATTCCTGCCCCAACCCTGTCCATGGATGATATCAACAAGGGACTCAAGACAGACTTCGACCTCTGGGTAGAGCAGGAGACCAAGCAGAAGCTGCTGGATCGGGGCGCACGGATTCCGTTCCCGGCCCTGTTCCTCACGGTGGAAGAGCAGACAGAAATCAGCAGTCTGAATTCGGACCTGAGCACTTATGTGAAGCAGATGGAAGCGAAGTTCATCACTGGTGCCGAGCCGCTGACCGGCTGGGACAACTATGTCGCAACTGTCAAGAAGATGGGCGGAGAGCGTGTAGCCGAGATCAACCAGGCTGCGTATGACCGCTGGAAAACTAACTAA
- a CDS encoding carbohydrate ABC transporter permease has product MVTAMKESRGDKLFLISTYIYLCLALVVVLYPLIYILSASISSPQDVNSGAMWLFPKNVTLDGYKLVFENPKIWNGYLNTIIYTAVGTLLNLAVTLPAAYALSRSDFVGRQLFMGLILFTMFFSGGLVPTYLLVKNLGLINSMGALILPVAASVWNIVVARTFFQSTIPKELQEAAHIDGCTNLKLFIRIILPLSAPIVAVMALFYGVGHWNSYFPSLIYLNDEAKYPLQMVLRQILVLQEMSAETTGAAINGEVAMAMNNKAETASLVKYGVIVVSTLPIVAVYPFLQRYFVQGVMIGSVKG; this is encoded by the coding sequence TTGGTTACTGCGATGAAAGAATCCAGGGGAGATAAGCTGTTTCTGATCAGCACCTACATCTATCTGTGCCTTGCACTGGTAGTGGTCCTCTATCCGCTGATCTACATCCTCAGCGCGTCTATCAGCTCGCCGCAGGATGTCAATTCGGGCGCCATGTGGCTGTTCCCGAAGAATGTGACGCTGGACGGCTACAAGCTGGTGTTCGAGAACCCGAAGATTTGGAACGGATATCTCAATACCATCATCTATACAGCTGTGGGCACTCTGCTTAATCTGGCGGTTACGCTGCCAGCAGCATATGCGCTCAGCCGGTCTGATTTTGTCGGACGCCAGCTGTTCATGGGTCTCATTCTGTTCACAATGTTCTTCAGCGGAGGCCTGGTGCCGACCTACCTGCTGGTTAAGAACCTGGGCCTCATTAACAGCATGGGGGCGTTGATCCTGCCTGTGGCCGCATCGGTGTGGAACATCGTGGTCGCCCGCACCTTTTTCCAGTCCACGATTCCAAAAGAATTACAAGAAGCGGCCCACATCGACGGCTGTACGAATCTGAAGCTGTTCATCCGCATTATCCTGCCGCTGTCCGCGCCGATTGTCGCCGTGATGGCCCTGTTCTACGGGGTTGGACACTGGAACAGCTATTTCCCGTCCCTGATCTATCTGAACGATGAAGCCAAGTATCCGCTGCAGATGGTGCTGCGCCAGATCCTGGTCCTGCAGGAAATGTCAGCTGAGACCACAGGCGCTGCGATCAACGGTGAGGTAGCTATGGCCATGAATAATAAGGCAGAGACAGCATCGCTGGTCAAATATGGCGTCATCGTCGTCTCGACACTGCCGATTGTGGCGGTCTACCCGTTCCTGCAGCGTTATTTTGTCCAAGGGGTCATGATTGGCTCTGTGAAAGGCTAA